The nucleotide sequence CGCGTGACCGTGGAGAATGCGAGAAGGTTTTTCCGTCTCGCGCGCTAGGTGCGCACCCCTCCTGGATCTTTTGTAACAAGTTTCCCCCCGTAGGACCCAGGAGAACCTCGGAAGAAGAGCTCCCCCATCTACAAGGACAACACTCCAGAGGGAGGGGCTCTCTTTTCAAAACGGGGAGGAGGGTAAAGCGCACAACCCGACTTGGGACGTCCTTCACCTGGGGGAAGTGGGTGTCTGATAGGCGTGTGCAAAAGCCTGCGCTTGACTGTTGTGGACATGCCCTGGTGTACTGTAGTGCCATCCAACACTGGGCAGCCCAAGCAAAGGCCTTGAGCTGAAGGGCTGCAGCATGCAGATGGAGAACTACAGGGGACTAGCCGTCCCAAGTGCAGTGTCCCCTCAGCAATATGCGCGCTTCTCTGTGAAAACGCCTCAAACCCCACCGTGAAGTATCCTTCCAAGGCACAACGCTTCCCTGCCAGGCTTGACGAGGTGCCTGGTCCATGGTGGCAGGAAGACCAGCATACCCCCAGCACACCTTGGTCGGGAAATGGGCAGCGGAGCGAGGAAGTATGAGGATAGAGCCCGCATGCCTAGCAGTGTCCCCAGGAAGACATCTGGTTACCACCACCGGTCCCAAAGAAGGGCTCCCTTCCCGGGACGGCATCTGCGGTCGAGTTGAGGGGCTCTCTTTTCAAAACGGGGAGGAATGTGGTGAATGTCGATTTCCCTGTTAGGCTAAGGGAGACGACTCCATTAGATTCCCCCTGTACCGGAAGTGTAAAGCCACGCAGTGGCGGGGAAGAGATCAGATTCGAGCAAGACACAGACCAGACAACACCTGACAGCATCGACTCTACGACCGTCTTCAAGACTTGAAGACGTTCGTGTTACAGCCTTTAACGGTAAGTCCGTTAGAGGCGCTTATGCTTAGTTCCCCCCGGGGGAGCTCAGCATTATGAGAAGTTAATGTAGCAAACGCAAGGCGGCTGGGTGAACCCCGGCCGCAGTGCGTGTTTACATTTGTTATGTGTTGCGTGCGTACCGTCCTGTCAACCGTCCTGTCATTTATGTAAAGCTCGGCTTTCACCACAACTGCACTTTCTTCCACCAAGtcagtgtttttgtttacatAGCACGCATGCATGTCAGCCAGTGACCCAGTTTCAAAGTCAGTCGCCCGTTCGGCGATATCTAATTCACGGTTTTCACGTGCTGAATTGCCATAGTGATGCAATGGTGACAGCGATGGAATGCTTGCTTGCTCATACTGTGTGTCACATCTGTCATCTTTGCCTACACTTTCCTTTTCTGGCGTGGGGGAAAATAGGGGGGTTGGGCGAAAAAGGGGACTTGcctgttgttcctgttgttgttcctgttgtttgGATCTTGTGTAGGCTTCGGCCCTCATCGCATCACGTCGTAGCTGGCTGGGGGGCTTGCGACGAAACTGTTGTTTACTGGTTGAGTGAGCGGTAATGGCGGCTGTGCTGCTACTGGTCATTCGAAAAACAACGACTGTCTTGCTTCCTTCAGAGGCAACTTTCCAGGAAGTTAGCTGATTTTCAGCAAGCAGGGCCTCTAGCATGGCTTTTACTGCGGTTGGAAGTCCAGCAACAGACATTGTGGTGGAGTAATGAAGAATTTCGAGCTGGAGAGATCGCAGCAGTGAAAAATCCGCCCTGCTTGATCTCGTGCCGTCCCGAGAGCCgagggcagagagaaagagagtgtgtgagaaagagcgtgagagagaaatTGTATCTGTGTGGAgtgtgagagagtgtatgtgtgagagagtgtgtatgtgtgtctgtgtgagagagagtgtgtgtatgagtgcgttgTGGTGATCATTTGTGTATTTTTAGAACTTTTGAAAGTTGTTTTGTACTTTAGCATTATATTCGACATCCTATGCAATCAATGATAATATGCTaatattcattaaaaaaaaccaacgtgTTTTCATGCCATTTACTTTTGGAGTgctcttgtgtttgtgtggctgtaAATATGTTGTAATTCTGAAACCACaagagagggccccaaagggtttaaaatcgtgatcgtgattggcgtttttttacctttctgtgaccgtgattgccgaaatttccatttctgtgatcgtgatgggactttgcccgtgatgacaaaaaaatcaagtctcgtgatcgtgatcgtcatttgttttcgtgatcgtgatgggcattattgcaaagcattttattttcaacgtacatttttcacagctgtatcactctatgatcctctattcctcaaggagccaatcccgattgaagggaagcaacaacacattcagaaatattattttgacagcgattgcttccctttaagagaaccaatcacacacacaaaaagagatctaatcagaaggcaaattgcaaaagtctgccaaacttcatccaatggaagggcttcgtgcaaaagttttgagtgcattcagtcaaattcgaattcgaagatcaaaaatggcgtgcagcggtactgtcatcgaacttctgttatattttgtggattcaagccagaccaaagcaggctgCGAGAATGccgccttccttggtggaaaggtcaggctacgggtcggtctttccgaagacgaaatatcaaggtatgttgatctatgttgctctatgactgttctgaatgtaggcaaagatcttgaaatttgttcaagatctttgagtttgagtgagatcattgacattgtcgacattgccacgtccggctgtcactcgctcagtgtgacctcgactggttcgagatcgagtctgcgtgtagccaaaaccaaaactagaaatgtgtttttcatcccagcaacgtgaacacgcttggcatagattctaattgtcgcttctttgcattaagcttggatttattttagcgcctgtaaactttaatatcaacaatgggttaaattcagaaacaatggcggggagacgtgccagtttgggtcacttgatcctcatgtcaaagacgatcaaagtcatgttcgttggggattttgtcaggcatgctacttttccggtaattgccggaaatccgataaagccgtttccaaaatccggtaaagtcaaatttattccggtgaagttgaaaaatttccgcaaaaacgatccatgtgaatatcgcgcaacgcgaccgggcgccggtctcaatgaagccagcgcacagtagtgttgttttcaccagtttggaggtgtgttgaatggtggtgggggtaaGCTAAAAtgagatttttaacaagatcacaacactataacagccctgaaaatgatgcccagaatgcaccagattgcacagattttaaccgttttttgaaaaaaattccgggggggcatgcccccggacccccctagttggctcgcctgctttgcaggctcaggcttgtggccggcttcgccactggcactgcgcgctccTTTCAtgtaaaaccatttttgacCTGTAGCATTCcttttcaaggccatgaaaccaggcgatggtgtacctcaaattgtatggtaaagttgaaaataaagaacccatcacacatacatgtacttaaatttcaatccacccaatagtttttgagaaaatgggtttacaagctttagctctggaaatgtgaaattgtgcaagtatatattcatgtgtgtgagtgagggtgtgggagttgaatgtgtgagtgtagagagagagagagagagagagagagagagagagagagagagagagaaaaaaaacccaatgaaaacaacattcttgttactgattacaaatcatgatatgtatttctatgtgtgtataaaagagaattaaaaaaataataacaaaaaagtgcaacagttctcactttgtgttgaataaacaatagatccagaggagcgaattactgtgtggttgtgtttactttgacacgtgctttctgtacatgcaacttttaccgtgaccgtgatttgccactggtgttcgtgatcgtgaaaacaaaaatcaaggtaactgtgatcgtgaaagctaaaatttcccttcccgtgatcgtgatgataccccccctttggggccctcacaaGAGATTCTGGAGTCAAAATAGGattttatttcatgtaaaaGCATAAAATGTTAATATCAAACAACTGATCAAGAAATCTGAATTTTTTTCAGTAAAAACAGTCATGTTTTACTTATATGAACATGAGTATTAGAAGTATGAGGTAAACattgtacatacatgtacaatgttCAGCAAATTGAGCTGGAAACAGGTTGCATAATGAATTAATTCCTTTTACGCCCAAGTGAATCACTGGTGGAAAGCCACCATCAATGTCCCAATCATATCAAAATTATTGAAAAGAGCTAGAAATAATTGTCTAGTTCTTTTTGTTTGCATTCAAAAAGGAATGAAACACAAGAGTATGTCTGACAAGATGTATTTTCTTGTAAAATATGTTTGTCTTGGATCAGTTAAAAGAAATGTGTACACAAAATAACACTGAACAAGTTGTTCTGTTTCACATCAAATCCAACCATGCCTTGTCTTGGTCACATCAAAATTCAAATACCTGACTGCAGTAGTGAGTTGAATTATTAATTTTATATTTGTTTGCATTCAAAAAGGAATAAATATACAAAAGTATATCTGACAAGTTGTAGGTTCTTGGAAAATATCTTTTACACTAATGGCTTTTACAAACTGTATtcataaaaaaatacaaaagtaTATCTGACAAGGTGTTGGTTCTTGTAAAATACCTTTTACACTAATGGCTTTTACAAACTGTATtcataaaaaaatacaaaagtaTATCTGACAAGGTGTTGGTTCTTGTAAAATATGTTTTACACTAATGgcttttacacaatacattcatcaaaaaattaCCACTGTGCGCAGGCTGTTGAGTTTTGGAATGTGTCCATGTGGCAGGAtagtcttatctcatgtaaacgcctggacaGACCTCACACGGTGGACTGATTTCAACCGTTCCACTGAGACACACATGCAGTAAAAACCTTCATTATTCTCAAAAGACAAAAAATCAGCTCTTGCGTTTGAAGAAGGAGTCAATAGCCCTCTGTTTCCCGCTGGTCGGATCTGCGCGTTTCCTTTTCACACCCTGTCGAACATCACCAAATAAAATGTGCTTAACAATTTAAAAactaacaaaaaaacacagatgCAAGCAAAGGAGCCCCCcccacccaaaaaaaaaaaattggaaaaaaattgaaaaaggaaaaaaaaaggacaTCTTTATATACACCTGCCACTTCTTTTCAAAACCTTTGTCTCTGCCCTTTTCATTCACCTACTTTTGTTATTTTTAGTAAGATAGCGTAGGAGTACAAGTCACTGACCTTACATTAAAGTTTAATCTTTGATTGGGTTTTAAATCAGATGCaaaatatgtgtgtgatggtgtgacaAATTACCTGTTACACCTGCTGGATGTAATCTTACAAAACATAAACAGGTAACAGGAAGATGCAAAACTGTTTTTTCTCTCATCTTTTTGTAAAAATGTGGGTATTTGGCTTACCTTGGATATTGTGTTCCCATCAGAGCATAACTTGAAAACCTGAAAGGGAAAAGCAAGACAGTCAGCTTGTttacaggggtgggactctcttgtggtgaaaaaagaggaaatcacccaatttttttaaaatggtacattaacatctgtgcaatctggtgcattctgagactaaaattcaactcgtaaAAAAGAGATTCTCCtcactcccctccccccccccccccttccaaaaaaacccaacaacccactttcacacaacaatggtaacattgtaatggtgcatacttacgtaatgaaccatgtatccataatccaatactggtaatagtatgattcaatgcattgaaactcaaaatgactattagttatcaggagtttttagtcagcacaatttaactcgcaagcctccagtgttctgttccatcttcacttctctccatatcattcagtcaagaagttatagatactgtgatgaaatgggatgcggaaaaatagattactccagcggaattcgtaagttgtgtccgcggattcgcggaaaagtcccacccctgttgTTAACAGTTCTGCCCAAGTGTGTGAAGAATCTTTCAAGAAAGAAACATCTGTAAGAGGGACTGAAAGAAATTAGAACAACAGCAGATCAGAAATGAAGAAAACAGACCGCGGAGAGTGATAAGGCACCTTGTACACAGAGGATAAAAACatctttttttaattgtgaAACGGTCTTGTTATACATGTACTACACTAAATGCAAACAGCTTTGTATGTATTCATCcccggtctcgaatagcagctagcatctgctgaagggacattaaaacgcaaaaaccaaccaaccaaccatcccaTGCCCCAGCAAATGTAAATTTAGTATTTCATTTTGTACAAGTACACATTTATAAAGGAATAACAGGTCATATCTAGGGCAAAGTCTGTTTGGAACCCCCTTAAAACACCTGACCAATCTTACACGTTAGAAATTTAAAGTCCTTTCTCTAAGACAAAATACACACATTCTTCACCAGAACTCTCAGTTTAAAGACATATGACACAGATTGACCAAAAAAATCGACTTCACAAATAGTTTGCTTATGATTTACTTGTGATGTTTTCAAAACAcatgtgaaaaaaagaaaaaaagacacacacaaaaagacaaaatTAAGAACAGAACCTTTCTCATTGCAGTGGGCAAGGCAGCGGCATCCAGTTCTTCCTTGGTCAGCCATCTTGCTGGTCTTTCTGTCTCCACAGTCACATGATCTTCCGCAGCTGTCACCATGGAAACCACATAGGTCTGGTGGATGTGGGAGAAAATGTGCACCACCTGAAACGCAGACAATGTCTTTGCTATAAAAAATATGTGGGGAAAGGGAAAAGCAGTTTACAGGGGCTACCAATGACCCCTCACTCTgcgtaacactaacacatgaaaggaaaacaaaactCAGGAAACAGGAGGGTGGTGGTAGTGTTGGTGGATTCTTTAATGGGGGGTTCCATTTTATTTGCATGCACTTACCTGGCCAAGGTGTGTTTTGTTCTGAACACTGCTGACATGCACTCCATGATCGCTTTCAAGCTGCTTCACAACGTCCACCTGAGTCGGACTGCTGGAACCTGTGTCAACGTCTGAACTGGGAAACTCCCATAGTCCTGCTAGCAAGCCTGCAAATGATAACAAGGTATATTACCTGTGATGTCAAACAacaggaggggggtgggtgggtgggtgggtggtagTGGCGGCTCCACTGTAATCGGTTTTCaaactgtttttttgttgatACATATGAATGATGTATCTCACCAAAACCGATCACACTCTCACCCCAAGCCTAACAAACAGTCGTTATATAATCTTCCCAAGTGCAAAATGTTATCAAATGACCAGCTGGCAAAGTTACATGTAGATGTTCaccatctcccccttcccctgttaAAATAATACACAAAATTACCAGTTACCCTGATCCTTGGGTCAACACACAACAACCTTACATTGCCTCCCTCCACAGACGCAGTACGGCCTATAGGACAGGAAGATTGAAAAGTTTTACACTTGATTTTCACATTTGGATGATACTGACAGAGTCGTCTCCCCTGTCCCAATTAGCCCCGGAAGTGTTAAGTGTGTATACAGTGAAACCAACGTTAAGACCGCACATTATTTCAAGACctcccctgttttaagacccaCATTTTCTTatgttctgttcataaggtCTTcaaaatttacctccattttaagactccctcccttatgagacctgattttcttagaatttgtttaggtcttaaagGGTGGGGTTGCACGGTACGCTCAACATGAATAACAAAGGACACTCTTTTTTCTTTCGTACCTTTCTCAGGCCTCTGCAGGATGAGAAACATGCGCTGCCCGTCCTGGCAAACCTTgcacatcacacacactgagGCCGTCTGCTCTCTGGCTGCTTTCTTCTTGGCCTTGCGAGGGAAATTCTGCACCCCAACACTAAAGGGATCATtacaaaaatgttaaaaaaagcaaagttattatcagcaacacacacacgcacacacacacgcgcgcatgcacatggataaacaaaaacaaaacaaacaagaagagcaaacgctcgatcgagtcactttcgcagttctgaatattatatgaggcatcagatggacaggaagaaattgctattcacaacacaatgagtcacgttcacataaaatttgagcccggtcacttttatagtttccgagaaaagcccaacgttaagttgtgtgttgccgaacagaaaaggctagttatctcccttgtttttctgataacgttcgtaaaaggctacagatgtaaatactttgatgtaaagaataatcctacaaagtttcaatcacatccgatgaactttgtcaaagatataaaatgtctaatttttcctttgacgctgacctgtgaccttgaaaaaggtcaaagaaaccatcgttaaagtgtagaggtcattggaggtcacgactaaacaaaatatgagcccgatcgctttgatagtttccgagaaaagtccaacgttaaggtggtgtctacggacggccggccggacggccggccggacagactaacactgaccgattacatagtcactttttctcaagtgactcaaaaataaaatGCAGCACAAAGAAAATTTTTGAATTTTAAAGAAAAAGTCCTTAAAAAATTAATACAGTAAGGGCAAAGTCTTTGGTAGCTCAGGTTTTCACAATTTCATCTTCCTTTGCGGTTTGCACATTTTATTCAATTCTTTTCTTATAAGGTCTAACCAGACATATTGATTGCAGCTGCTTTCTATTAAACATTCTGCAAAAATAAATCGGACTGTTTTCTATTACAGTTTACACATTTTGCAAAATAAATCAGACCGTTTTCTATTACAGTATACACATTTTGCAAAATAAATCAGACCGTTTTCTATTAAAGTTTACACATTTTGCAAAATAAATTAATCAGGGCAAAAATAATTTGCAATTGCATTGCAGGACATTTGCGAGTAAATGTGAATAAATCAACTTGTCTTCTTTGTCAACTGTATAGCTAATTTTTCTATGTTTAGTGTTGACAAGAGTTTTGTTTTGCTAAGAAAGCCATAAACtgttcacagacacagacacaaaacaatCGTGTGCACTTTTCCCATTAGATGTTAGTTACCTTTTGTCCCAGGTATCATCAGCAGGGAGACATAACTGACAGCTTTCTGCCACTGAAAGTATACCAGTCACTTCTATCAGGGGGTAAGCTTAGCTATAACCACACTCACATGTGCATGCACATCAAactcacaagcacacacatgcacgcgtgcacacacatgcacgcgcacacacactcatacacacacacacacactcatacacacacacccacacgctcacacacaatcacacacacacacacatacacaagcaacGACACGtcattgtgtgactgtgtggcACATTTTACAGACACTTTTAACGCACTGAGTTTCCCATGAGCATAAATGCTATATGTGTCAGCAGTCAGGTGAGAAAGTTTGACGAACAAAATGTTGTACTTACATTTCTGCGCAGTTAACTTTTGGAGAAAAGAGTAAGGCCCTACCAGTGCATTAAAACGCTGAAATTAACAAAACCTTGAAAGCATAACATTCacccagggacctatatttagatagGTCTATGATTCACCCAATGACAAATTAATCATGCAAAAAAGGAAGGATAAAAAACTTACAGCATTCAATATCTGGGATAGGTGGTTGTGTCTCTGATGCTTGTGAAACCAGGCGGCTTGCGTTTTCCTTTTTCTCACTTTCAACCTACAATGAAGCCCATTTTGGAAATGAGTAATACACTCCTTTTTCCACAAATTAACAGCATATTAATATAAAATATGATTCATTTTACTTTCATTATGAGTTTTTAAAAATTGGGGTGTAACGCCAGCACAGTGGTAAACTTTAAAATCTGTTTAAAAAATCTCAAGAAATGCAGTCTTTAAAGTGAGTGTTAAAATAGTTGTTCAATTAGAGGATATAAACAGAAATTCTCAGAAAGTAGTGTTTTATACAGTAGAAGCCTTAAAAGCAAACAGTTTTTTAAGGGGAAGGGGTGGTCACTGAACATGTGTGTCatgataaaaaaacaaaacaggcaTGACTAAAACATGACAGGCATGAAAACATGACTGAAACATGGCAGACATGACAGATATGACTAAAACATGATTGAAACATGACTAAAACAAGACAGATATGACTGAAACATGACAGGCAAGACTaaaatgtgactgaaacatgTGCAAACTATCCTCTGCTAGCCAAAACAATTTCCCTTCCAAACACAAGAAAGCTCACACCTTTGCATACGCTTTGCACACTTTGTTCAGCGGACAAGCAGAGCACTGTGGAGTTTTTGGGGTACATACGGTGGCCCCCAGTTCCATGAGTGCCTGGTTCAAATCCCCTGGTCGGTCACAGTCTGCTAAGCTGTCTGCCAGCTTCCTGCAAAAAgaatcagatttttttttttttttttttacaaagagaGCAAACCGACGCGACGTCATGAAATTTTGGCGTACCTAGATGCTTTGTGATTTTctttttgtgctttagacttAGTAAATCCTTCTCCATGAGAAATGATCTCTCAAATACAATGGACAATAAAtaacatgatttaacattctttcaTCTTTCTATCCATACCGGGTACAAATATAAACTCTATttcattgagaaaaaaaaatctatttgGCCTTCTCCTGAAAAGCTGTCTAGAACGAGTTATGCCAACATTCCAAGACGATGCCGAAACCCTCCACTGAATCGTGGTGGTTGGAGAGGGGGCTTGTTGGTGAGGAGCGATATGGCCGAGAAGTATCAGCTGGCCAGCCTCACACTACGATTACTAGGCCTCTCTTAATCTTCCGtgaagttaaaaaaataaaataaaaaaggccTTCTAAAGGATCcctttatcatttttttgcacTGACTGAACATCAGTATTTGAATGAAAGGGcaccaaaacaataaaataatttGCAATAAAAATATCACAAAATTTACATCACAgactgaataaactagactaaaAGAAAAGTTCACTGTTTGCAGTCTGCTTACCAAAAGGCATCCATGGTTGTCTGAGCAGAGGAGTCAGCCCCAATCATTCTCAGTCGTGACAGCACTCTGATCACATTACCGTCGACAACACCGGTTTTCTGCACAGAACGGACAATTATTTAACATACATTGTGCATCTCATCACATGGAGACATTGAACCATAACGACACAGGATTAAAAAACCCAATTGGATTTGCCTTatttgagccatgtgacatcAGAAGCTAACTAAAACTCATATTTAGACGGCTGGCAGAGACTACAAAAAAGTGCACATTTGTTTGCATTTAAACATACAAAATAAAAGGATTTCTAACTAAAATGGAACGATACATAAATGTCTTTTTAATAAAAAAGATATTTGTAATGGTGCCCAAAATATTACAATCTACACAGATTTCGACAGAAactgttcacctcgaccgctagcatGGTCTTGTAGAACAAATATCGTTTTAATCTGTGTAAAATCTTATAATTTGGTCACCAATACACATAACTTacaatacatataataaagacaTTTATATGGATGTCTTTGGCGTCGGCTAAACGACAAAACTTCCTTCAAATAGGTGAAGATTTTACAGTCATTCACCTGATCTGTCATGGAGGAAGAAACACTGGTTTGGCCGGAAAACGGGGAACCAAACATTCTTcattcatttgtttgtataccTTACACATTCACAAAGTTACAATTAACAGCATATTACTTATTAGCATACCTGTCCAAAGGCAATGGAGGCAATAGCACCTGCTGTGTACCTGCCAACACCTGGCAGCTCTTTCTGCAGGTCTGTGCATGAGCTGGGCATCACTCCTTGCAGCTCTGAGActacctgcaaacacacacacacaaatgtacacacagacacacacccatgcacacacacacagattcacacacacacacacacacacacacgcacaaatcacaaacaaagttcAGAAAAGAAATGAGAAATTCTGTCCTTGCATTATGTAAAGTACATGTAACTACAAGCTACCATAGATGTTGTTTGGCATTGGCCAAAGCGGCCACATTTCTTTCAAATTGAATAAACCTTTGCCTTCCTTTTGGGAGATCTGATGATTTGTTTTTCACAGAGGGGGAAAAGTGATGAAAAGCATATATTTTCCCATGCACAAAGCTAGCAATAAACAAAGTTTAATCACAGTTTACCAAACTCCAAATCATggaaaggaaaaagaagaattCTGCATTACCTTCTGAGCTCCCTCGTGCAGTCGTTTTCCTCGTGAGTAATACCCCAGCCCTGACCACATTTCATTCACCTCCTAAAAAACACAGGAAAAAAAATTCAACTTACGATAGTTTTCCATCAGACTTTATAACTGTCAATCTGGAAGCTGAATCAGTGACTGTTTCTGccatttttaatttgtttaattttttatttcaaaaataaaattttttgaATAGTGTCATACAAAACAAGTCAGAATATTTAATTAAGTCAGGGCGTAGTTCCTAATCAACTCAGAGGGAGTATGTCACCTGCCAAGAGAAGAGCAACCGTTTCAGATTCACTCAGTGGGACAGTGAGCCTCACCTCCTCGCTAAATCTGGTTAATAATTGCCCAAGTCaacctacatacacacacacagtctttcggatgagacgaaaaaccgaggtcccgtgtacactacattggggtgtgcacgttaaagatcccacgattgacaagagggtctttcctggcaaaattgtatagacatatataaaaaaatgtccaccaaatacccgtgtgacttggaataataggccgtgaaagtatatactcgcctaacacgcttgagatttactggccgatgtgaatgcgtgatatattgtgtaaaaaattccatctcacacggcatattgtaaacgccatgagcctccctctgggagggtatgtgcgtagaaatactcactataataataataatacacagAATTAACATACCTCTAACTTTGCCTTGGACAGCTCTAGCAAATTGGGCCATTTctggagaagaaaaagaagtggGAGTGCAGTGGTGTGTACACATTCAGCAAttctaaacaaaacaaaataatgcaaTGTACAACTACAAATCTACAATGAGC is from Littorina saxatilis isolate snail1 linkage group LG5, US_GU_Lsax_2.0, whole genome shotgun sequence and encodes:
- the LOC138967269 gene encoding adenine DNA glycosylase-like, whose protein sequence is MLAVSTRILQRAIMKGKTNRRQVKTNGSKLGEKEDKGKSLYSPFHGFTEKELSLVQTVLLAWYDANKRDLPWRHQSKVSDINRRAYGVWVSEIMLQQTQVATVIDYYNRWMTKWPNLLELSKAKLEEVNEMWSGLGYYSRGKRLHEGAQKVVSELQGVMPSSCTDLQKELPGVGRYTAGAIASIAFGQKTGVVDGNVIRVLSRLRMIGADSSAQTTMDAFWKLADSLADCDRPGDLNQALMELGATVCTPKTPQCSACPLNKVCKAYAKVESEKKENASRLVSQASETQPPIPDIECLAESCQLCLPADDTWDKSVGVQNFPRKAKKKAAREQTASVCVMCKVCQDGQRMFLILQRPEKGLLAGLWEFPSSDVDTGSSSPTQVDVVKQLESDHGVHVSSVQNKTHLGQVVHIFSHIHQTYVVSMVTAAEDHVTVETERPARWLTKEELDAAALPTAMRKVFKLCSDGNTISKGVKRKRADPTSGKQRAIDSFFKRKS